In Truepera sp., the sequence GAAGTAGTCGGGGATCCCGGCCAGGATGGGATGCGCGGGCTGCAGGTTCCAGAGGCGCTCCTTCTCGTCGGCCTCGCGCCACTTGAGCGAGGCGTTGGTGCCCATGAGGCGCTTGAACGGCTTGGAGTAGTGGGCGGAGTGCAGGACCACGAGGCCCATGCCCCCGAGAACGGCGCGCTGGACGCGGTCGACCACCTCGTCGGCGACCTCTTCGTGCGCCTTGTGGCCCCACCAGAGCAGGACGTCGGTGGCGTCGATGACTTCTTGCGAGAGGCCGTGCTCCTGCTGGCGCAGCGTGGCGCTTCGTACCTCGGCGCCCGTGAGCCGCGTGACGGCCTCGGCGAGGGTGGCGTGGATCCCCTCGGGGTAGATGTCGTGCACGACGTCGTTCTCTAGCTCGTGCAAGTACTCGTTGAAGATCGTGACCCGCATGGAACTCCCTAGGCCCGGGGCGGTGGGCTCAGTCCGTGACGGCCCCTAGTGACGCGCTCGAGACCTGTTTGGCGTACTTGGCCAGCACGCCCCGTTGGTAGCGGGGCGTCGGTGGGACCCAGGCGGCGCGGCGCCTCGCCAGCTCCGCCTCGTCGACCTCCAGCTGGATGAGGTTGTGCTCCGAGTCGATGGTGATGATGTCGCCCTCTCGAACCAGCGCGATGGGGCCGCCGACCGCTGCCTCGGGCGCGACGTGGCCGACCACGAAGCCGTAGGTGCCCCCGGAGAAGCGCCCGTCGGTTATGAGGCCCACCGAATCGGCCAGGCCGCGCCCGATTATGGCGCTGGTGGGGGCGAGCATCTCGCGCATCCCCGGGCCGCCCCTGGGGCCCTCGTAACGGATGACGATGACGTCGCCCGCCCTGATCTCGTCGCCGAGGATCGCGCTCAGGCACTCCTCCTCGCTCTCGAAGACCCTGGCCGGACCGCTGATCCTCGTGTGGCTGAGGCCGGTGGTCTTGGCCACGGCGCCCTCAGGTGCGAGGTTGCCGCGCAGGACGTTCAGGTGACCGTGGGGGTAGAGGGGACGGTCGAACGGGTGCACCACGTCCTGGCCGGCGGGCGGCGAAGCGCTCACCCCGGCGAGGTTCTCTGCAACGGTCTTGCCGGTGCAAGTAATGCAGTCGCCGTGAAGTAGCCCCGCCTCCAGCAGCATCTTCATGACGAGCGGGATGCCCCCGACGGCGTGAAGGTCCGTGGCCACGTAGTGGCCCGAAGGCTTCAGGTCGCAGAGCACGGGCGTGGTCGTGCGGAGCCTCTCGAAGTCGTCGATGGTGAGGGGAACGTCCATGGCATGCGCGATGGCGAGGAGGTGCAAGACCGCGTTGGTGCTGCCGCCCACCGCCATGATCACGCGGATGGCGTTCTCGAAGGCCTCGCGCGTCATGATCCGGCGCGGCGTCAGCTCGAGCTCGATGAGCTTCAGCAGCGCGCGCCCACTCTCCGCCGCGCTTACGCGCTTCTCCTCGTCCACGGCGGCCATGGTGCTCGAGTTGGGCAGGCTCATGCCCATGGCTTCTATGGCAGACGACATGGTGTTCGCCGTGTACATGCCGCCGCACGAGCCGGGGCCGGGGCAGGCGGCGCGCTCCACGGCCTGGAAGGTCGGCAGGTCCATGCGGCCGGCGGCGCGCGCGCCAACCGCCTCGAAGACGCTGACGATCGTCAGGTCCTCACCGTTCAGGTGGCCGGGCTTGATGGTGCCGCCGTAGACGAAGATGCTCGGCACGTCGAGGCGCGCCAGGGCGATCAGCGCGCCCGGCATGTTCTTGTCGCAGCCGCCCACCGCCAACATGCCGTCCATGCTCTGGCCGCGGCCGACCGTCTCGATGCTGTCGGCGATCACCTCGCGGGAGACGAGCGAGCACTTCATGCCCTCCGTGCCCATCGAGATGCCGTCGGAGATGGTGATGGTGCCGAACATCTGCGGCATGCCGCCCGCGGCCTTGATCGCGGCCTCGGCCGCGGCCGAGAGCTCACCCAGGCCCGAGTTGCAGGGCGTGATGGTGCTGTGCCCGTTGGCTATCCCGATGATCGGCTTGCCGAAGTCGGCGTCCTCGAACCCGACCGCCCGCAACATGGCGCGGTTGGGTGAGCGCTGGTCGCCTTCGGTCACCACGGCGCTGCGGCGCCGCTTCTTCACGGGATCTTTGACTGTTGGCATGGTTGCTCCTTCGTTGACGCATTGTATAACCGCCCACCGCGCCGTTCCGCGCTCAAGCTTGCGCCTTCGCCCCCACCTTCTCGATCACGGCGGCCGTGAACGCGGCGGTGGTCCTGGTTCCGCCCAGGTCGACCGTCGGATCGTCGGCCAACGCGAGTTGGACCGCGCGCTCCAGGTCGTCTGCGGCCGCGCTCTGGCCCAGGCCGTAGCGCAACATCATCGCCGCCGAGAGGATGGCGCCCACCGGGTTCGCCAGGCCCCGGCCCGCTATGTCGGGAGCGCTGCCGTGCACGGGCTCGTACAGGCCAACTGCGCCGCCCAGGCTCGCGGAGGGCAGCAACCCCAGCGACCCGGGGATGACGGCGGCGAGGTCCGACAGGATGTCGCCGAAGAGGTTGCCCATCACCAAGACGTCGAACGCCCGGGGGTCGCGCACGATCTGCATGGCCGCGTTGTCGACGTACAGGTGGTCGAGTTCCACGTCGCTGAACTCGCGCTCGTGAAGGCTCACCACCACGTCGCGCCAGAACTGCGAGACGTCGAGGACGTTCGCCTTGTCGACGTTGGTCACCCGGCCCCGTCGCTGGCGGGCGGTCTCGAAGGCCACGCGGGCGATGCGCTCGACCTCGTAGCGCTCGTAGACCATGGTGCTCACGCCGCGGTCTTGCTCCACCGACGACGGCTTGCCGAAGTAGATGCCTCCCGTGAGCTCCCTGATGATCAACAGGTCGGTGCCGCGGGCGCGCTCCGCGCGCAGGGGCGAGAGGCGCTCGAGGCCCTCGAAGACGCGCACGGGACGCAGGTTCGCGAACACCTGCAAGTGACGGCGCAGCGCGAGGATCCCGGACTCCACGCGCTTCTCGCGGGGCAGCCGGTTCCAGGGGTGATCGCCCACGGGCCCACCCGCCGAGCCCATGAGCACCGCGTCCGCTTTCGCGGCGGCGGCGCGAGTGACCTGCGGCAGCGGCTCACCGTGGCTTTCGATGGCGCTGCCACCGAACGGAAGGCGCTCGAACTCGAAGCCGAGCCCGTGTTCGGTCGCCAGGGCCTCCAGGCATTCGAGCGCCGCGTCTATCACCTCGGGCCCGATGAAGTCGCCCGGCAACACCGCGATCTTGAAGCTCATACTGCGTGCCCCAGTCCGCGGGCGAGGTCCTTCACGCCTTGCACGCGCTCCAATAGCTCGCCGATCGGGTCCCAGTAGCCGGTCAGCAGGGCCTCGCGCGCCGTCTCGCGGATCGTCGCCGCGTACGTCCGGCCCGCCACGCGCACTTCCTGCTTGTCCACGTCGATCACGACCTCGGCCTTCGGGTCGGCGGTCACGGTGGCGGCGATCTCCTTGCGGTCCGCTTCGCCCACGACGGCGCAGACGAGGCCGAGGGTGGTCGCGTTGCCGAAGAAGATCTCCGCGAAGGAGCCGGCGATGATGCCCCGGAACCCAGCGCGCTGGATGGATTGCGGCGCGTGCTCGCGGCTCGAACCGCAGCCGAAGTTGTCGCCGGTGACGATGATCGCGGCGCCGGCGTGGCGCGGGTCGTCGAGCGGATGGTGCTTGCTGTTACCGGCCTCGTCATAGCGCTCGTCGATGAAGAGGGCGTCGCCCAGGCCGTCGAAGGTCACCGCCTTGAGGAAGCGTGCCGGGATGATGCGGTCCGTGTCGATGTCGTTGGCCATCAGGGCAACGGCGGTTCCGCGCGCCTCGGTCACCGGTGTGAGCGCCACTCACGCCACCGCCTTCGGCGTGCCGAACACTTCGCGGGCGTCCGAGATCATGCCGGTGACGGCGGCCGCGGCCACCATGACGGGGCTCATCAGCACGGTGCGGCCGGTCGGCGAGCCCTGACGCCCCTTGAAGTTGCGGTTGCTTGAAGACGCGCAGAGTTCGTCGCCCTCGAGCTTGTCGGGGTTCATGGCCAGGCACATGCTGCAGCCGGCCTCACGCCACTCGAAGCCGGCGTCCTCGAGCACCTTGTCGACGCCGAGGCGCTCGCACTCGAGCTTCACGAGGTGTGAGCCGGGCACCGCGATGGCCCTGACGTGCGGTTGCACCTTGTGCCCCGCGATGAGCCTGGCGACCTCCACGAAGTCGGAAACACGCGCGTTGGTGCAGGAACCGAAGAAAGCCACGTCGACCCTGGTGCCCTTGATGGGCGTGCCACCCTCGAGCTTCATGTGGGCCAGGGCCTCGGCGACGCCGGCCTTGTCGTGCTCGGGTGCGCCCTCGACGGTGGGGATGAGCTCGTCCACGGCGATGGCCTGGCCGGGGTTGAGGCCCCACGTGACGGTGGGCGGGACGTCGGCGGCGTCGAAGACGACGACGTCGTCGTAGTGGCAATCGGGTCCCGACGCCAGGCCTTGCCAGCGCTCCACCGCCCTGTCCCAGTCGGCACCCTTGGGCGCGTACGGGCGCCCCTCCAGGTAGGCGAAGGTCGTCGCGTCGGGGTTCACGTAGCCGCACCGCGCCCCACCCTCGATCGACATGTTGCAGACGGTCATCCGCTCCTCCATGGTCATGGCGTCGAACGTCGTGCCGCCGTACTCGTAGGCGTACCCGATGCCGCCCTTGACGCCCAAGGTGC encodes:
- the leuB gene encoding 3-isopropylmalate dehydrogenase, which encodes MSFKIAVLPGDFIGPEVIDAALECLEALATEHGLGFEFERLPFGGSAIESHGEPLPQVTRAAAAKADAVLMGSAGGPVGDHPWNRLPREKRVESGILALRRHLQVFANLRPVRVFEGLERLSPLRAERARGTDLLIIRELTGGIYFGKPSSVEQDRGVSTMVYERYEVERIARVAFETARQRRGRVTNVDKANVLDVSQFWRDVVVSLHEREFSDVELDHLYVDNAAMQIVRDPRAFDVLVMGNLFGDILSDLAAVIPGSLGLLPSASLGGAVGLYEPVHGSAPDIAGRGLANPVGAILSAAMMLRYGLGQSAAADDLERAVQLALADDPTVDLGGTRTTAAFTAAVIEKVGAKAQA
- the leuD gene encoding 3-isopropylmalate dehydratase small subunit translates to MALTPVTEARGTAVALMANDIDTDRIIPARFLKAVTFDGLGDALFIDERYDEAGNSKHHPLDDPRHAGAAIIVTGDNFGCGSSREHAPQSIQRAGFRGIIAGSFAEIFFGNATTLGLVCAVVGEADRKEIAATVTADPKAEVVIDVDKQEVRVAGRTYAATIRETAREALLTGYWDPIGELLERVQGVKDLARGLGHAV
- the leuC gene encoding 3-isopropylmalate dehydratase large subunit; this translates as MSQTSSLFDKVWESHTVGKLRNGQDQLFIDTHLIHEVTSPQAFGMLADLGVGVLMPERTFATVDHIVPTHTRVEPFADPLAAAMIAELRKNTAAHDVTFFDIGGGKQGIVHMVGPEQGITQPGTTIACGDSHTSTHGAFGAIAFGIGTSQVRDVLATQTLAMSKPKLRRIEVNGRLRPGVYAKDVILHIIRTLGVKGGIGYAYEYGGTTFDAMTMEERMTVCNMSIEGGARCGYVNPDATTFAYLEGRPYAPKGADWDRAVERWQGLASGPDCHYDDVVVFDAADVPPTVTWGLNPGQAIAVDELIPTVEGAPEHDKAGVAEALAHMKLEGGTPIKGTRVDVAFFGSCTNARVSDFVEVARLIAGHKVQPHVRAIAVPGSHLVKLECERLGVDKVLEDAGFEWREAGCSMCLAMNPDKLEGDELCASSSNRNFKGRQGSPTGRTVLMSPVMVAAAAVTGMISDAREVFGTPKAVA
- a CDS encoding ThuA domain-containing protein; the protein is MRVTIFNEYLHELENDVVHDIYPEGIHATLAEAVTRLTGAEVRSATLRQQEHGLSQEVIDATDVLLWWGHKAHEEVADEVVDRVQRAVLGGMGLVVLHSAHYSKPFKRLMGTNASLKWREADEKERLWNLQPAHPILAGIPDYFELPREEMYGERFDVPDPDELLMLSWFQGGEVFRSLATWRRGHGTVVYFRPGHETYPTYHDPNVQRIVANAAAYAAARIRKPDTGSPETSPIEQVPNPGKENVLSATTAKREE
- the ilvD gene encoding dihydroxy-acid dehydratase, producing the protein MPTVKDPVKKRRRSAVVTEGDQRSPNRAMLRAVGFEDADFGKPIIGIANGHSTITPCNSGLGELSAAAEAAIKAAGGMPQMFGTITISDGISMGTEGMKCSLVSREVIADSIETVGRGQSMDGMLAVGGCDKNMPGALIALARLDVPSIFVYGGTIKPGHLNGEDLTIVSVFEAVGARAAGRMDLPTFQAVERAACPGPGSCGGMYTANTMSSAIEAMGMSLPNSSTMAAVDEEKRVSAAESGRALLKLIELELTPRRIMTREAFENAIRVIMAVGGSTNAVLHLLAIAHAMDVPLTIDDFERLRTTTPVLCDLKPSGHYVATDLHAVGGIPLVMKMLLEAGLLHGDCITCTGKTVAENLAGVSASPPAGQDVVHPFDRPLYPHGHLNVLRGNLAPEGAVAKTTGLSHTRISGPARVFESEEECLSAILGDEIRAGDVIVIRYEGPRGGPGMREMLAPTSAIIGRGLADSVGLITDGRFSGGTYGFVVGHVAPEAAVGGPIALVREGDIITIDSEHNLIQLEVDEAELARRRAAWVPPTPRYQRGVLAKYAKQVSSASLGAVTD